Proteins encoded by one window of Myxococcus guangdongensis:
- the rpmF gene encoding 50S ribosomal protein L32, with protein sequence MGVPKKRTSKMRRDRRRAANNNLRTAVQVTKCPNCKEPVMPHRACTSCGQYKGRELLPQAEA encoded by the coding sequence GTGGGCGTCCCCAAGAAGCGTACTTCCAAGATGCGTCGTGACCGCCGTCGTGCGGCGAACAACAACCTGCGCACCGCGGTGCAGGTGACCAAGTGCCCGAACTGCAAGGAGCCGGTGATGCCTCACCGCGCCTGCACGTCCTGTGGCCAGTACAAGGGCCGCGAGCTGCTGCCCCAGGCCGAGGCCTGA
- a CDS encoding YceD family protein, with protein sequence MLVKVEQIHESGLKLDEPIAQELLSAALDGESSGEETGFRVTQASQLKALLRKVSGGVLLEGKFTAQLTAPCKRCLKDVELSLPVSFTLNLVPESLARGDDFKDDDEKSMEKKERQQGETGGSFELDDADQELFDGKRIELDPILREQFLLALPMNLVCKDDCKGLCGQCGINLNEATCQCETKPVDPRLAKLKDIKLNN encoded by the coding sequence ATGCTCGTAAAGGTTGAACAAATTCATGAGTCCGGGCTGAAGCTGGACGAGCCCATCGCGCAGGAGCTGCTGAGCGCCGCGCTGGACGGCGAGTCGTCTGGCGAGGAGACCGGCTTCCGAGTGACGCAGGCCTCCCAGCTCAAGGCGTTGCTGCGCAAGGTGAGCGGCGGCGTGCTGCTGGAGGGGAAGTTCACCGCCCAGCTGACGGCCCCCTGCAAACGCTGCCTGAAGGACGTGGAGCTGTCCCTGCCCGTGTCCTTCACCCTGAACCTGGTGCCGGAGTCGCTGGCCCGCGGCGACGACTTCAAGGACGACGACGAGAAGTCCATGGAGAAGAAGGAGCGGCAGCAGGGCGAGACGGGCGGCTCGTTCGAGCTGGATGACGCCGACCAGGAGCTCTTCGACGGCAAGCGCATCGAGCTGGACCCCATCCTCCGGGAGCAGTTCCTGCTGGCGCTGCCGATGAACCTCGTCTGCAAGGACGACTGCAAGGGCCTGTGTGGCCAGTGCGGCATCAACCTCAACGAGGCGACGTGCCAGTGTGAGACGAAGCCCGTGGACCCCCGGCTCGCGAAGCTCAAGGACATCAAGCTCAACAACTGA
- a CDS encoding tetratricopeptide repeat protein, producing MHRHDSPSRVGALFLVVGLLAPPGLARPLFPAPVLAQLGPTSPQIDRAREQIDDGEFEEARRTLQEGLDAPDVTDDQLVELYRLLGLTALYLGDEHQAREAYEKLLQARPDYELPRTAPPKLRSLYARIKEDIRSRRVRPVTLDVDPIPDPRGGEPIVVEATIQELALGARARLFYRRAGGQAYNSVDFVKDRGEKERFRAVVPAYDVPVEPEPYEVEYYFEVVDAAQRRLAGRGDSFQPLLFQVAPEKSTATAAEASEGRPWYKSPWLWVAVGAVAIGGTAGVVALTSSEDRGRVPITIRVDPSQP from the coding sequence ATGCACAGGCATGATTCGCCGTCGCGGGTGGGGGCGCTCTTTCTCGTCGTGGGCCTTCTGGCGCCCCCCGGGTTGGCCCGTCCGCTCTTCCCCGCGCCCGTCCTCGCACAGCTCGGTCCCACCAGCCCTCAAATCGACCGCGCGCGCGAGCAGATTGACGACGGCGAATTCGAAGAAGCCCGGCGCACGCTCCAGGAAGGACTGGATGCGCCCGATGTGACGGACGACCAGCTGGTGGAGCTCTACCGCCTGCTCGGCCTCACGGCGCTCTACCTGGGCGACGAGCACCAGGCGCGCGAGGCCTACGAGAAGCTGCTCCAGGCCCGTCCCGACTACGAGCTGCCCCGCACGGCGCCGCCCAAGCTGCGCTCGCTCTACGCGCGAATCAAAGAGGACATCCGCAGCCGGCGCGTGCGCCCCGTCACCCTGGACGTGGACCCGATTCCGGATCCACGCGGCGGAGAGCCCATCGTCGTGGAGGCCACCATCCAGGAGCTGGCGCTCGGCGCCCGCGCGCGGCTGTTCTACCGACGCGCCGGAGGCCAGGCCTACAACTCCGTCGACTTCGTGAAGGACCGCGGCGAGAAGGAGCGCTTCCGCGCCGTCGTCCCCGCCTACGACGTGCCCGTGGAGCCCGAGCCCTACGAGGTGGAGTACTATTTCGAGGTGGTGGACGCGGCGCAGCGCCGGCTCGCCGGACGCGGTGACTCGTTCCAGCCGCTGCTCTTCCAGGTCGCCCCCGAGAAGTCCACCGCCACGGCCGCCGAGGCCTCCGAGGGTCGCCCCTGGTACAAGAGCCCCTGGCTCTGGGTGGCCGTGGGCGCGGTGGCCATCGGCGGCACCGCGGGCGTCGTCGCCCTCACCTCGTCCGAAGACCGCGGCCGCGTCCCCATCACCATCCGCGTGGACCCCTCCCAGCCATGA
- a CDS encoding response regulator, whose amino-acid sequence MTRILIIEDEQDLAGLVEYNLRAAGFETESANTGAGGLARARANPPDLLLLDLMLPDIAGGEVLRMLKQDPELRKTSVIIVSAKGQESDRVQGLELGADDYVVKPFSVRELLLRVKAVLRRGDADEGPAQVLAAGDILLDTSRHQVRVKNEEVILTALEFRLLRTLLERSDRVQTREVLLSDVWGIQAEIHTRTVDTHIKRLREKLGPAGDIIETVRGVGYKLSPP is encoded by the coding sequence ATGACGCGTATCCTGATCATCGAGGACGAGCAGGACCTCGCCGGCCTCGTCGAGTACAACCTGCGGGCCGCCGGCTTCGAGACCGAGTCCGCCAACACCGGCGCCGGGGGCCTGGCCCGCGCGCGCGCCAATCCCCCGGACCTGCTGCTGCTGGACCTGATGCTGCCGGACATCGCGGGCGGCGAGGTGCTGCGGATGCTCAAGCAGGACCCGGAGCTGCGAAAGACGTCCGTCATCATCGTCAGCGCCAAGGGCCAGGAGTCCGACCGCGTGCAGGGCCTGGAGCTCGGCGCGGACGACTACGTGGTGAAGCCCTTCTCCGTGCGCGAGCTGCTCCTGCGCGTCAAGGCGGTGCTGCGCCGGGGCGACGCCGACGAGGGGCCCGCGCAGGTGCTCGCCGCGGGCGACATCCTCCTGGACACGTCCCGCCACCAGGTGCGTGTGAAGAACGAGGAGGTCATCCTCACCGCGCTGGAGTTCCGCCTGCTGCGCACGCTCTTGGAGCGCAGCGACCGCGTGCAGACGCGCGAGGTGCTCCTGTCCGACGTCTGGGGCATCCAGGCCGAAATCCACACCCGCACCGTGGACACGCACATCAAGCGGCTGCGCGAGAAGCTCGGCCCCGCCGGTGACATCATCGAGACGGTGCGCGGCGTGGGCTACAAGCTCAGCCCTCCGTAG